The Lutibacter sp. Hel_I_33_5 genome has a window encoding:
- the bcp gene encoding thioredoxin-dependent thiol peroxidase, whose product MTSLKVGDKAPNFESKDEKGNTVKLSDFSGKKLVLFFYPKASTPGCTAEACDLRDNYQSFLAKGYRILGASADSAKRQQNWIDKHGLPFPLLADEDKSVINAFGVWGPKKFMGREYDGIHRTTFVIDENGVIEDVILKVKTKVHASQILD is encoded by the coding sequence ATGACATCATTAAAAGTAGGGGATAAAGCTCCAAATTTCGAATCTAAAGATGAAAAAGGAAATACAGTAAAGCTTTCTGATTTTTCAGGTAAAAAGTTGGTGTTATTCTTTTATCCGAAAGCAAGTACGCCTGGTTGTACAGCTGAGGCTTGTGATTTACGTGATAATTATCAATCTTTTTTAGCCAAAGGATATCGAATTTTGGGTGCAAGTGCAGATTCAGCAAAACGTCAACAAAATTGGATAGATAAACATGGGTTACCGTTTCCTTTGTTAGCAGACGAAGATAAATCTGTAATTAATGCATTTGGTGTTTGGGGACCAAAAAAGTTTATGGGTCGAGAATATGACGGAATTCATAGAACTACTTTTGTTATTGATGAAAATGGTGTTATTGAAGATGTAATTTTAAAAGTAAAAACAAAAGTACATGCTAGTCAAATATTGGATTAA
- a CDS encoding response regulator transcription factor, translating to MTKEPLKIVIADDNRFFCDALKDSLNIHDEFTISNTFTSLDSLISFTNNSIFDILILDVNFNGLSSLDFIHKIKNDTSDFKIIALTTMNNNFIKEKALNKGVDYFIGKDSDLSNFKEVILNCYKNDQEKVNNKSFKISIGNLDFTKRKLEVLEALYNHSDKKEKELSKILNISESSLKSHKRELFEITNTKNTPELLKFGIQNGLIVF from the coding sequence ATGACAAAAGAACCATTAAAAATTGTAATAGCAGATGATAATCGCTTTTTTTGTGATGCTTTAAAGGATAGCTTAAATATACATGATGAATTTACTATAAGTAATACTTTTACTTCTTTAGACTCTCTAATATCGTTCACTAATAATTCTATTTTTGATATTTTAATTTTGGATGTAAATTTTAATGGTCTTAGTTCTTTAGACTTTATTCATAAAATAAAAAACGATACTTCAGATTTTAAAATTATTGCATTAACAACTATGAATAATAATTTCATAAAAGAAAAAGCGCTAAATAAAGGTGTTGATTATTTTATTGGAAAAGACAGTGATTTATCAAACTTTAAAGAGGTTATTTTAAATTGTTACAAGAATGATCAAGAAAAGGTTAACAATAAATCTTTTAAAATATCTATAGGTAATTTGGATTTTACAAAAAGAAAATTAGAAGTTTTAGAAGCATTATATAATCACTCTGATAAAAAAGAAAAAGAACTTTCTAAAATCTTAAATATCTCCGAGAGTTCTTTAAAATCTCATAAAAGAGAATTATTTGAAATTACAAATACTAAAAATACTCCAGAACTATTAAAATTTGGAATTCAAAATGGATTAATAGTTTTTTAA
- a CDS encoding ATP-binding protein: MLDFKSDTLEIKDVILLYKKGKFTESISEKVFYSLKDQQNSWLHFQIDSLNKDKYLINWNSYLKTGQVFIVTQNIIQELNSNYRYNPLKERKVNFRLPTWKLKKNNKKTNVFIKINDSDRYHSNLKFLLLNTNDFLKFTQEDARYNIAICTFLLILGFIILVLFYIQKQYNLLWYFGYMAFLITDYLIFKGLWFNDLLSNDPFLFHNLKTLVQTSLVLFAAFFFMNLYPFERKNSFSKNLFKTAAFTSFIIILLLILKWVIDDVQFNLYWYWIPVRISAILIFIAHFILIFKKIIPFYLGISFLLTILFAIVHLFINPNPKISLNSALLLVNFSYVLMVLETLLITYYVISEIVKEKMLAINLRQENLNLRNSFQENLLKSQHLERNKLVNNVHDSFGGYLEALKLRLLNKSKNTPEKVQEILDSFYKEYRYLLYSLYSPKINSENFIENLNEFCYKFNQLTNNRIQNNFDIKNIELSSEKCVHFYRIISELTTNAIKYSKASKIIIEINNNENYFYLVVKDDGIGFDKKLIKKNSLGIKSIENRVLQMNGKINIDSKINKGTFIKISIPI, encoded by the coding sequence ATGCTTGATTTTAAAAGCGATACTTTAGAGATAAAAGATGTTATTTTATTATATAAAAAAGGGAAATTCACAGAATCAATAAGTGAAAAAGTATTTTACTCTCTTAAAGATCAACAAAATAGTTGGTTACATTTTCAAATAGATTCATTAAATAAAGATAAGTATCTCATTAATTGGAACAGTTACTTAAAAACTGGTCAAGTTTTTATTGTAACACAAAATATTATACAAGAATTAAACTCTAACTACAGATATAACCCACTTAAAGAAAGAAAAGTTAATTTTCGTTTACCAACATGGAAACTCAAAAAGAACAATAAAAAAACTAATGTTTTTATTAAAATAAATGATAGCGACAGGTATCACTCCAATTTAAAATTTTTATTATTAAATACTAATGATTTTTTAAAATTTACTCAAGAAGATGCTAGATATAATATAGCAATCTGCACTTTTTTATTAATTTTAGGTTTTATAATTTTAGTGTTATTTTACATACAAAAGCAGTATAATTTACTTTGGTATTTTGGATATATGGCTTTTTTAATAACAGATTACTTAATCTTTAAAGGTCTCTGGTTTAATGATTTATTATCTAATGACCCTTTTTTATTTCATAATCTTAAAACATTAGTACAAACTTCTTTAGTACTTTTCGCAGCATTTTTTTTTATGAATTTATATCCTTTTGAAAGAAAAAACTCATTTTCTAAAAATCTATTTAAAACTGCTGCTTTTACCTCTTTTATTATTATTCTATTGTTGATTTTAAAATGGGTCATCGACGATGTACAGTTTAATTTATATTGGTATTGGATTCCCGTAAGAATCAGCGCTATACTTATTTTTATCGCTCATTTTATTTTAATATTCAAAAAAATAATACCTTTTTATTTAGGTATTTCTTTTTTACTTACCATACTATTTGCCATAGTACATTTATTTATAAATCCAAACCCAAAAATATCACTAAACTCTGCACTTTTATTAGTGAATTTCTCCTATGTTTTAATGGTTTTAGAAACTCTTTTAATAACATACTATGTTATTAGTGAAATTGTAAAAGAAAAAATGTTAGCTATTAATTTACGTCAAGAAAATTTGAACTTACGAAATAGTTTTCAAGAGAATTTACTAAAATCTCAACATTTAGAACGTAATAAATTAGTCAATAATGTACACGACAGCTTTGGTGGTTATTTAGAAGCTTTAAAACTTCGACTTTTAAATAAATCTAAAAATACCCCAGAAAAAGTTCAAGAAATTTTAGACTCATTTTATAAAGAATATCGTTATTTATTATACAGCTTGTATTCGCCGAAAATTAACTCAGAAAATTTTATTGAAAATTTAAATGAGTTTTGTTATAAATTTAATCAACTTACAAATAATCGTATTCAAAACAATTTTGATATTAAAAATATAGAACTATCGTCAGAAAAATGTGTGCATTTTTATAGAATAATCTCAGAATTAACAACCAACGCAATTAAGTATTCTAAAGCTTCAAAAATTATTATAGAAATTAATAATAATGAAAATTATTTTTATTTAGTAGTAAAAGATGACGGAATAGGTTTTGATAAAAAATTAATTAAAAAAAATAGTTTAGGTATAAAGAGTATAGAAAATCGTGTATTACAAATGAACGGTAAGATTAATATTGACTCTAAAATTAATAAAGGAACATTTATAAAAATAAGCATCCCAATCTAA
- a CDS encoding response regulator encodes MEIKILIVEDNVIIADDLQLSLEKLGYNVIGNVISYEEALATLEKNKADIVLLDISLASKKTGIELAEHINNTYKIPFIYLTSSSDLETIKKASKTKPDSYLVKPFDLNNIKASIEIAFENHINSSNKIIEENIFVKKNNLYHKIPIKEISYIKSDNVYLELYCLKHQKYILRSTLKGFISKLPNNFYKCHKSYIINLNQVSAFNYRQVIVNKVEIPVSSEFRSFLKKFIN; translated from the coding sequence ATGGAAATTAAAATACTTATTGTTGAAGATAATGTAATTATCGCCGACGACTTACAATTAAGCTTAGAAAAATTAGGGTACAATGTTATTGGCAACGTTATTTCTTATGAAGAAGCCTTAGCAACTTTAGAAAAAAACAAAGCTGATATTGTCTTATTAGATATTAGCCTTGCAAGCAAAAAAACTGGAATAGAATTAGCAGAACACATTAATAATACGTACAAAATACCTTTTATTTATTTAACATCAAGTTCTGATTTGGAAACTATAAAAAAAGCTTCTAAAACTAAACCAGACTCCTACTTAGTTAAACCTTTTGATCTTAATAATATTAAAGCTTCCATAGAGATAGCATTTGAAAATCATATAAATTCAAGCAATAAAATAATTGAAGAAAATATTTTTGTTAAAAAAAATAATTTATATCATAAAATACCTATTAAAGAAATTTCTTATATAAAATCTGATAATGTTTATTTAGAATTATACTGCCTTAAACATCAAAAATATATTTTAAGATCTACTTTAAAAGGGTTTATTTCAAAACTACCAAATAACTTTTATAAATGTCATAAATCTTATATAATAAACTTAAACCAAGTATCTGCTTTTAACTATAGACAAGTGATTGTTAACAAAGTAGAGATTCCTGTTTCTTCAGAATTTAGGTCATTTTTAAAGAAATTTATTAATTAA
- a CDS encoding helix-turn-helix transcriptional regulator — protein MGVIKLKYNNAYKTIDNKYLIDNKVMPISLIEDFLYFYNLTLQDLPELAKLSTNLKEDKRFKKLNKSKFYSLTKKENEIFRLVTNGYKTNEIADKLFIATSTVDTHRKNIKQKLDTNSVFDWYKYAKVFCP, from the coding sequence ATGGGGGTAATTAAATTAAAGTATAACAATGCATATAAAACTATTGATAATAAATATCTAATTGATAATAAAGTAATGCCAATAAGTCTTATTGAAGACTTTCTTTATTTTTATAATTTGACATTACAGGATTTACCAGAGCTAGCAAAATTATCAACTAATTTAAAAGAAGATAAAAGATTTAAAAAATTAAATAAATCAAAATTCTATTCTTTAACTAAAAAAGAAAATGAAATTTTTAGATTAGTTACAAATGGGTACAAAACCAATGAGATAGCTGATAAACTTTTTATTGCTACTTCCACAGTAGATACACATAGAAAAAACATTAAACAAAAACTTGATACAAATTCTGTATTTGATTGGTATAAATATGCAAAAGTATTTTGCCCTTAG
- a CDS encoding MauE/DoxX family redox-associated membrane protein — MIFNLTNTQKINWVRIIAVVSTLILMLYAPKLWITTKDFPVIPLFDWLPIPKYPLDYILAIFFFGIQVLYIFQNKRWQGWTIIILYVLLALIDQNRLQPYFYQSILTVFAIEIFNKKAEPKKILYAVILIFFATYFWSGVHKLNEIFYQQWMGALLKHFSFLPEWFLQAFTYAVPWLESGVGILLLFNKTRKLGVSLIVIMHLGITVLLFYLGYGYNVVPWNIQNILSVFIIFWTLQTTSWLDFFTMSLDYQKVLVLLFTIILPFSNLLGGWDHLLSFSFFTSKLKYYYIEIDEELEDNLPEHIQRYYRYNNNKPRIYTNEWAGDVNKVLFYPEDRIIKYTEEYLRSFAKNPKKNDLTKKTVYNQ; from the coding sequence ATGATATTCAATTTAACCAATACCCAAAAAATAAATTGGGTTCGCATAATTGCTGTCGTATCTACATTAATTTTAATGTTATACGCACCTAAACTTTGGATTACAACCAAGGATTTTCCTGTTATACCATTGTTTGACTGGTTACCAATACCAAAATATCCTTTAGACTATATTCTTGCAATTTTCTTTTTTGGGATACAAGTGCTCTATATTTTTCAAAATAAAAGGTGGCAAGGTTGGACCATCATTATTTTATATGTTTTATTAGCTCTTATTGATCAAAATAGACTCCAACCCTACTTCTATCAAAGTATATTAACAGTTTTTGCCATAGAAATTTTCAATAAAAAAGCTGAGCCTAAAAAAATACTTTACGCTGTAATTCTTATCTTCTTTGCCACATATTTTTGGAGTGGAGTTCATAAGCTAAATGAGATTTTTTATCAGCAATGGATGGGAGCTTTATTAAAGCATTTTAGCTTTTTACCAGAATGGTTTTTACAGGCTTTTACCTATGCTGTACCTTGGTTAGAATCTGGAGTTGGAATTTTACTACTATTTAATAAAACAAGAAAACTTGGAGTTTCTTTAATAGTAATAATGCATTTAGGAATTACCGTTCTTTTATTTTACCTAGGTTATGGTTACAATGTTGTTCCTTGGAATATACAAAACATCTTAAGTGTATTTATAATATTTTGGACATTACAAACAACTTCATGGTTAGATTTTTTCACTATGTCTTTAGATTATCAAAAAGTTCTTGTATTGCTTTTCACAATTATTTTACCTTTTAGTAACCTTTTGGGTGGCTGGGATCATTTATTATCTTTTAGCTTTTTCACTTCGAAATTGAAATATTATTATATAGAAATTGATGAGGAATTAGAAGACAATTTACCCGAACATATTCAAAGGTATTATAGATACAATAATAACAAGCCTAGAATTTACACGAATGAATGGGCTGGTGATGTTAACAAAGTACTTTTTTATCCAGAAGATAGAATAATTAAATACACAGAAGAATATTTACGTTCATTTGCTAAAAACCCTAAAAAAAATGATTTAACAAAAAAAACAGTTTACAACCAATAA
- the nth gene encoding endonuclease III — protein MTKQEKVQFVIETLQEKYPTIPIPLDHKDPYTLLIAVLLSAQCTDLRVNKITPLLFAKADNPFDMIKMTVEEIKDIIRPCGLSPMKSKGIYGLSKILIDKYDGEVPQSFEGLEELPAVGHKTASVVMSQAFGVPAFPVDTHIHRLMWRWNLTNGKNVTQTEKDAKRLFPKELWNDLHLQIIWYGREYSPARGWDLDKDIITKTIGRKTVLEKYYKT, from the coding sequence ATGACCAAACAAGAAAAGGTTCAATTTGTAATTGAGACACTTCAAGAAAAATACCCAACAATACCAATTCCGTTAGATCATAAAGATCCCTATACCTTATTAATTGCTGTTTTGTTATCTGCACAATGTACAGATCTTAGAGTTAATAAAATTACACCTCTTTTATTTGCTAAAGCTGACAATCCGTTTGATATGATTAAAATGACTGTTGAAGAAATTAAAGATATTATTCGCCCCTGCGGATTATCACCCATGAAATCTAAAGGTATTTATGGGCTTTCTAAAATATTAATTGATAAATATGATGGCGAAGTACCTCAAAGTTTTGAAGGTTTGGAAGAATTACCAGCAGTGGGGCATAAAACAGCAAGTGTAGTGATGAGCCAAGCTTTTGGCGTGCCTGCTTTTCCTGTAGATACTCATATCCATAGATTGATGTGGCGTTGGAACCTTACAAATGGTAAAAACGTTACACAAACAGAAAAAGATGCAAAACGTCTATTTCCTAAAGAATTATGGAACGATTTACATTTGCAAATAATTTGGTATGGAAGAGAATATTCGCCCGCTAGAGGTTGGGATTTAGATAAAGATATTATTACTAAAACTATTGGTAGAAAAACTGTTTTAGAGAAATATTATAAAACTTAA
- a CDS encoding RNA polymerase sigma factor, with translation MRKEVAQDSTLVSDYIRGNEIALEKLIKRHQQRLYSFIYNKVHDRNITEDIFQDTFIKVIRTLKKGNYNEEGKFLPWVMRISQNLIIDFFRKSNRMPTFKNTDEFDIFSVLGDGELNAEKKMVKEQILSDVRDLVEELPEEQKEVLKMRMYKDMSFNEISENTGVSINTALGRMRYALINLRKIIEKNKIILVN, from the coding sequence ATGCGTAAAGAAGTAGCCCAAGACAGTACTCTAGTTAGCGACTATATCAGAGGAAACGAAATTGCCTTAGAAAAATTAATAAAAAGACATCAACAACGCTTATATAGTTTTATCTATAACAAAGTTCACGATAGAAATATTACAGAAGATATTTTTCAAGATACCTTTATAAAAGTGATAAGAACCTTAAAAAAAGGGAATTATAACGAAGAAGGTAAGTTTTTACCATGGGTGATGCGTATTTCCCAAAATCTAATCATCGATTTTTTTAGAAAAAGTAATAGAATGCCGACATTTAAAAATACAGATGAGTTTGATATTTTTTCTGTATTAGGTGATGGTGAATTAAATGCAGAAAAAAAGATGGTAAAAGAACAAATCTTATCTGATGTTAGGGATTTGGTTGAAGAATTACCAGAAGAGCAAAAAGAAGTATTAAAAATGCGTATGTATAAAGATATGAGCTTTAATGAAATATCTGAAAATACAGGTGTTAGTATCAATACTGCTTTAGGTAGGATGCGATATGCGCTTATTAATTTAAGAAAGATAATAGAAAAGAATAAAATTATTTTAGTGAACTAA
- the uvrA gene encoding excinuclease ABC subunit UvrA, producing the protein MTTDIATANPKENIIIKGAKLHNLKNIDVVIPRNKLVVITGLSGSGKSSLAFDTLYAEGQRRYVESLSSYARQFLGKLHKPKVDYIKGIAPAIAIEQKVNSTNPRSTVGTSTEIYDYIKLLYARIGKTFSPISNAEVKKDTVSDVVNHIKTLEEKTKLLLLSPIVIDENRDLKTVLQVLEQQGYARLKYKDTVYRIGEFPLKEYKNDDLFLVVDRIITKNDEDFYNRLADAIQTAFFEGKGVCMIENLATKTIKEFSNKFELDGITFLEPNTHFFSFNNPYGACPTCEGYGNVIGIDADLVIPNTGLSIYEDCIFPFKTEAYKHYKEDLILNAAKFDIPIHKPWFQIPEKQKNLVWNGTKKFKGINDVFKLLEEKSYKIQNRVMLSRYRGKTECTDCNGKRLRKETDYVKINNKTISDLVTLPLDELIIHFKNLKLNKYEEKIGKRLLTEINNRLQFLNDVGLNYLTINRTSNTLSGGESQRINLATSLGSSLVGSMYILDEPSIGLHPKDTERLIGVLKDLRDLGNTVVVVEHDEDIMKEADYIIDIGPEAGTFGGNVVAEGTFDQILKSDSLTAKYLNEELKIEVPTTRRTSNNYIQIIGAREHNLQNINVTFPLNCLSVITGVSGSGKSTLVKKILYPSMQKKLIGYGDKIGQHTEIKGSYENIKHVEFIDQNPIGRSSRSNPVTYIKAYDDIRMLFSNQKLSKIRNYKPKHFSFNVEGGRCEFCKGEGEVTIEMQFMADVHLECDTCKGKRFKKEVLEVTFDGKSIDDILNLTIDEAVAFFSENLATKIASKLKPLQDVGLGYVQLGQSSSTLSGGEAQRIKLASFLVKGNTKDKALFIFDEPTTGLHFHDIKKLLASFNALIEKGHSIIVIEHNIELIKCADYIIDLGLEGGKNGGNLIFSGTPEDLARNKKSFTANYLKDKLVF; encoded by the coding sequence ATGACGACAGATATAGCTACTGCAAATCCTAAAGAAAACATTATTATTAAAGGAGCAAAACTCCATAATTTAAAAAATATTGATGTTGTAATTCCTAGAAATAAATTGGTAGTAATCACTGGTTTATCAGGGTCTGGTAAATCTTCTTTAGCTTTTGATACGTTGTATGCTGAAGGACAAAGACGATATGTTGAGAGTTTATCTTCATATGCTCGTCAATTTTTAGGAAAATTGCACAAACCAAAAGTAGATTATATAAAAGGAATTGCTCCAGCTATTGCTATTGAACAAAAAGTGAATTCTACAAATCCACGTTCTACAGTTGGTACATCAACAGAAATTTACGATTACATAAAACTATTGTATGCTAGAATTGGTAAGACCTTCTCTCCTATTTCAAATGCTGAAGTTAAAAAAGATACCGTTTCGGATGTTGTAAATCACATTAAAACATTAGAAGAAAAAACTAAGCTTTTATTACTTTCTCCAATTGTTATTGATGAAAACAGAGATTTAAAGACTGTTTTGCAGGTTTTAGAGCAACAAGGATATGCTAGGTTAAAATATAAAGATACTGTTTATAGAATTGGAGAATTTCCATTAAAAGAATATAAAAATGATGATTTATTTTTAGTAGTTGATAGGATCATTACTAAGAATGATGAAGATTTTTATAATAGATTGGCAGATGCAATACAAACTGCTTTTTTTGAAGGAAAAGGAGTTTGTATGATAGAAAATTTAGCAACTAAAACTATAAAAGAATTCAGTAATAAATTTGAATTAGACGGAATTACTTTTTTAGAACCCAACACTCATTTTTTTAGTTTTAATAATCCTTACGGAGCTTGTCCAACCTGTGAAGGATATGGAAATGTAATAGGAATTGATGCTGATTTAGTCATCCCAAATACAGGTTTATCTATTTATGAAGATTGTATATTTCCTTTTAAAACAGAAGCATATAAACATTATAAAGAAGATTTAATTTTAAATGCTGCGAAATTTGATATTCCAATTCATAAACCTTGGTTTCAAATTCCTGAAAAACAAAAAAATCTAGTTTGGAACGGAACTAAAAAATTCAAAGGTATTAATGATGTTTTTAAATTATTAGAAGAAAAAAGTTATAAAATTCAGAATAGAGTAATGCTTTCTCGTTATCGAGGAAAAACAGAATGTACAGATTGCAATGGTAAACGTTTACGTAAAGAAACCGATTATGTAAAAATCAATAATAAAACAATTTCTGATCTAGTAACACTTCCTTTAGATGAATTAATTATTCATTTTAAAAATTTAAAACTTAATAAATACGAAGAAAAAATTGGTAAACGGTTGCTTACTGAAATCAATAACAGATTACAATTCTTAAATGATGTTGGATTAAATTATTTAACCATAAATAGAACATCCAATACACTTTCTGGCGGTGAAAGTCAGCGAATAAATCTAGCAACATCTTTAGGAAGTTCGTTAGTTGGCTCCATGTATATTTTGGATGAACCTAGTATTGGTCTACATCCAAAAGACACTGAAAGACTAATTGGGGTTTTAAAAGATTTACGTGATTTAGGGAATACTGTTGTAGTTGTAGAACATGATGAAGACATTATGAAAGAAGCCGATTATATTATAGATATTGGCCCAGAAGCAGGAACGTTTGGTGGAAATGTAGTTGCAGAAGGAACTTTTGATCAAATCTTAAAGTCAGATTCTTTAACTGCTAAATATTTAAATGAAGAATTAAAAATTGAAGTACCAACCACTAGAAGAACGTCGAATAATTATATTCAAATTATTGGTGCTAGAGAACATAATCTACAAAACATAAATGTTACGTTTCCATTAAATTGCTTATCAGTAATTACCGGAGTTTCTGGTTCTGGAAAAAGCACGTTAGTAAAGAAAATTCTATATCCATCCATGCAAAAAAAACTGATTGGTTATGGAGATAAAATTGGACAGCACACAGAAATTAAAGGAAGTTATGAGAATATAAAACATGTGGAATTTATAGACCAAAACCCTATTGGTCGTTCTTCACGCTCAAATCCCGTTACTTATATAAAAGCCTATGATGATATTAGAATGTTGTTTTCTAATCAGAAGTTATCAAAAATAAGAAACTATAAACCCAAACATTTTTCTTTTAATGTGGAAGGTGGACGCTGCGAATTTTGTAAAGGTGAAGGTGAAGTTACCATAGAAATGCAGTTTATGGCTGATGTACATTTAGAATGTGATACGTGTAAAGGAAAACGTTTTAAGAAAGAAGTATTAGAAGTTACTTTTGACGGAAAATCTATTGATGACATTCTAAATTTAACCATTGATGAAGCTGTTGCTTTTTTCTCTGAAAACTTGGCAACAAAAATTGCTAGTAAATTAAAACCGTTACAAGACGTTGGTTTAGGTTATGTACAATTAGGTCAATCTTCTTCAACTCTTTCTGGTGGTGAAGCTCAACGTATAAAATTGGCCTCCTTTTTAGTAAAGGGAAATACCAAAGACAAAGCCTTATTTATTTTTGATGAACCTACAACTGGCTTACATTTTCATGATATTAAAAAATTATTAGCATCATTTAATGCTTTAATAGAAAAAGGACATTCAATTATTGTGATTGAACATAATATTGAGCTCATAAAATGTGCTGATTATATTATTGATCTTGGCTTAGAAGGTGGTAAAAATGGTGGTAATCTTATTTTTTCTGGTACACCAGAGGATTTAGCAAGAAATAAAAAATCATTTACTGCAAACTATTTAAAAGATAAATTAGTATTTTAG